Below is a genomic region from Triticum dicoccoides isolate Atlit2015 ecotype Zavitan chromosome 5A, WEW_v2.0, whole genome shotgun sequence.
AGGCTTTAAGTTGGCCTCGCCCTTTTGGTCTCCTCCGGATCAGCTTTCGAATGCTGATAATGACAGTTTGCGGATCCCTCCCACGGAAGAGGAAATTTTTGAGACGATCCGTTCTAGCAACCCGAATGCGGCATCTAGGCTTGACGGTTTTTCTATTACTTTCTTCCAGCAATTCTGGCCTCGGCTAAAAGGCCTAATTATGGCTATATCTCAAGGCTTTTGGTTGGGGACTGTTGACATCCCGAGACTTAACTACGCAGTTCTCACCCTCATCCCTAAAGTCAAAGGCGCTGACCTGATTTCCCAATTCAGGCCAATTGCTTTGATTAACAATTTTGCTAAGTTTCCTGCCAAGGGGATGGCCACTAGGATTTCTCCGATCGCCCATCGGGTCATTAGCCCTTTCCAATCCGCGTTCATTAAGGGGAGATTCATTTTGGACGGAGTGCTTTGCTTACATGAGATAATTCATGACCTTAGCTGTAAGAACACCAAGGCTGTGGTCCTTAAGCTTGATTTTGAAAAGGCGTATGACTCGGTCAGCTGGAGTTTTCTGCGACAAGTTTTGTTGGCCAAGGGCTTCGATGGTTCACCGCCTGATGCAACTTGTCACTGGTGGCCACACGGCGGTGGCTGTCAATGGCCAGACCAGTAAGTTCTTTGTGAACGGCAGGGGCTTAAGACAAGGAGACCCGGTGTCTCCCTTGCTTTTTAATTTTGTGGCCGATGCTCTATCTCACATTCTGTCTCGTGTTGCGGCTGCAGGTCACATCTCACCTGTTAGCTCCCATCTTATTTCTAATGGCATCTCTCACCTACAGTATGCGGACGACACCATCATTATGGTTGAACTTAATGATAACTCCATCACGAATCTGAAATTTCTTCTTCTCTGCTTTGAAGCTCTGTCGGGCCTGAAAATCAATTTCTCTAAAAGTGAGGTCATTGTGACTGGGGTAACTGTCTCGGAAGCGCAGAGGGTGGCCCATCTTTTGAACTGCTCGCTAGGATCCTTTCCTCTCAAATATTTGGGCCTACCCATTTCCCCTCTCAAGCTTTTGGCCAAAGATTTCGCCCCGGCAGTGTCTAAAGTGGGCAACAGAGTTTTGCCGTGGCGAGGCCGTTATAATTCTCAGGCGGGCAAGGTTGCCCTTACCAACTCCTATCTCTCCTCCCTCCCAATGTTTCTAATGGACTTTTATCTCCTGTCCGAAGGGACTCACTCGGGCTTCGATAAGCACAGGGGTGCCTTCTACTGGAATTCCTCCGACAACAAACGCAAATATAGGATGGTTAAGTGGGACCTCATCTGTAGACCTAAGATCATGGGGGCTTAGGCATCATTAATACCAGGATCATGAATAAATTCCTTTTGttaaaatggtggtggaagattatgTCCCTTGATGATCGCCCTGCTTGGCTGAGCCTTCTCAAAGCTAAATATTTTCCCTCCTCGAGCTCTATGTTCGCTCCCTCTTCTGGTGGCTCTCAATTTTGGCGTCAGCTTGTTAGTATTAGACCGATTTTCTGGTCCCTTGTGAAATTCGTTGTTCGTAACGGCAAATCTACTCGTTTTTGGTTAGACTGGTGGGTTGGGGACACTTCTCCTGCGGTGGCTCACCCGACTTTGTTTTCGTTTTGTGCTAACCCCGAGATCTCTATCTCTGAGCTCTCGGCTTAGGGCTGGGTTTTAGATTTCCGGCGTTCTCTTTCCCCTGTGGAGTTGGAAGATTGGCAACGCCTTACTGCCTGCTTCCCCCTGCTCTCGGAGGAAGAGGACTCCGTTATTTGGCCTCATTCCTCTTCGGGGCGTTTTTCTGTCAAGTCAGCGTATTCGCAACTCATCGCTGGTGTTCGCACTGACAAGTTTAAACTCATTTGGTCTGCCCGCATCTCTCCTAAGATCAAAATCTTCCTTTGGCAAGCTCTCCGTCACAAACTTCCTGCGGCTGACCAGATTAAGAAGAGGAACGGGCCGGGTTCTGATGGTTGTCAACTGTGCGGTGCCCTAGAGAATACCGAACATATCTTTTTTCAGTGCTCTTTGGCTAAATTCTTTTGGAGTTGCATTAGACTTTGGCTTCGTGTTCCTTGGAACCCATCCTCTTTCGAGGATCTTCGGTGTTGTATTAATTCTTTAGCAGGCCGGTCTAAGCGGGTTTTCATGGTGGGCTGGGCTGCGATTTGTTGGTTGCTTTGGACTACTAGAAACAAGTTCACTATTGAACACATTTTCTCGGCTAACCCTGTGAGTTGCTTATTTAAAGCCAATGTctttttgcagcagtggagatcattgactaaggatgGGGACCTAGAGGCGTTCGACGATATGCTATCGAAAATGAAATCTACGGCTTCTTCCCTGCTGCGGTGTTCCAGGAGGCCGGTCTCTTAGTGGTTTGATTGCTCGCTTGGCTGGCCTGCGTGCCATGATAGGCTAGATGCCTTGTACCCTCACTTCTTAGGCGTGTTTTGTTATACTTATGTGGTGCCTTCTGTTGGTTGtgactctgcctggtggcttttatctataaagtcgggctcTCGCCTTTTATCTAAAAAAAAAAGATTGAGTAGCAGCCTGCCAGGATTATATCTAGCATCTGAAACAGCAATCTGTATTGTGCATATGATTCTAGTTTCAGAACTTTAAGGTACTCAAAAGGCTTCTTCGTTAGATATATGTATTTTGTGCCGGGATAAACGGTGACTTGAATGGATCCTGTAGTGATATACAAGGCATTTGACCTTAGGTTGTGGCAATATTCTTAAACATCTGAGAAATAGCATCAATCATGTCACTAGTTTGATTTTTTTTCCTTAAAGGCAAGTGGTGTGTATTTTGATGAACATTTTAAACCTGTACAGAAATAATAGATCTGCTCCTCACAATTATTTGGCCATCAGGATCGCTTCTGATCAGTTGTAATGAAAATATTATTTATCCATCTTGAATAGCAGTGTGCAGTGTTATTTAGCCAGATATACCCTGATCCCTACTTATATGCAAGATATCATAATAAGAATATGGATTGTCCAATGTAAGATTCAATCCCAAGTCTGCCACCTTCCTTGCTACTTTACGAGAGCATTATAATTCTTGAAGAGTGAAAAATACGACTACAGAAGAAAGTGGAAATCTTTTGGTATTCATTGGTTAAGTCACAAAAATAATGATCAAATTAAAGCAAAAGAAGGAAATTGTTGTTTAGAAGGCTATTATTATGGCAAATAATATATTGGTGGTTAGAACTTAAGTAAATGGACATTGTGGATGACTTGTAGCATTTTGGAGATGCTTCTACAGTTATATTCATGTGTCATAAGTTGTTCCTTTTAGAAAATTTGGGTGCTTTACATTGCATACATGGTCCACATTGTATGTTATGCTACTCTTTGGGGATCTTGTCTTATGAGTTAGGCAGAAAAGTCAGTCAACAAGCACTAGCATCTTTGGCATTTTTAGTTAGAAGAACAACTATGAGCACCATGGGGAGGCCAGGGCTAAGACCCAGGGGCGCATGGTGGTGAGAGCAGCCACACATTTTGGGAAGAGATGTTCTCTAGATGAGTAATAGCCCGGTCTGGCCCGACCTTCGAGCCAGCTTTTTTAGGCCCGGCCCAAAGCACGGCCCGAGTTATGGCCAAACTCATGATAAAGGATTGCTCTATAAACCCCCTTTGTTTGCTCTAAATGAAAATCTTGACGTTTCAATAAAAAAAATAGTGTTGAGTTGGATAaggcaacattttttatatatagcaaAATCAAGTTTAGGTGAAAAATTTATTGCCCGCTTCTTGGAAAAGTTGCAAGCGACGGTTCCTTCAAATTTTATTTATTGCAGAAATCATCAACATACAAGTTGTTAGGTGCAAGAATGAATATCAAACCGATCATTTGACCAAACAAATTCTTGAGCTGTCACCTAGAAGAAAAGGGACACTCAATAAAAAAGAATACctacatttttttctctttttcggaAAGAAGGTtgaaacccccggcctctgcatcttagGGTGCACACAGGCATTTTTATCGGCTTGCCGAATAAAAGTATAAAACCACGTTTGAGAATAATAAGCAACAATGCACATACAATCACTGAGATGGAACTGTAGGAGGAAAAAAAACAAAGCACCAACAAAACAAGAGATGACAACTTGGAGAAACTCTTTTCAATGGCATTTTGTATTACTACCATTGTTCACTTCGCAGGCATTTGGTCGAACACAACGCGAGCGGCAGCCATGCCAAACTCCGGCCCCCCCTCGCCTCGCTTTCTCCGCCCCCGCCTCAAATACCAAGGCCAACCAAACCCNNNNNNNNNNNNNNNNNNNNNNNNNNNNNNNNNNNNNNNNNNNNNNNNNNNNNNNNNNNNNNNNNNNNNNNNNNNNNNNNNNNNNNNNNNNNNNNNNNNNNNNNNNNNNNNNNNNNNNNNNNNNNNNNNNNNNNNNNNNNNNNNNNNNNNNNNNNNNNNNNNNNNNNNNNNNNNCACGACGCGCCGGCGCCGCCCGGTGGTGGTCCGCGCCAAGATCCGGGAGATCTTCATGCCGGCGCTCAGCTCCACCATGACGGAGGGCAAGATCGTGTCCTGGGCCGCCGCGGAGGGCGACCGCGTCACCAAGGGCGACGCCGTCGTGGTCGTCGAGTCCGACAAGGCCGACATGGACGTCGAGACCTTCTACGACGGCATCGTCGCCGCCGTCCTCGTCCCCGCGGGGGAGACCGCCCCCGTCGGCGCCCCCATCGCCCTGCTCGCCGAGTCTGAGGAGGACGTCGCGCTCGCCGTCGCCCAGGCCAAGGCGCTCTCCAGCGGACAGCCCCAGCAGCAGGCCCCTGCTCCTTCGGACGCCGCCGCTCCACCGCCCCCGCCGGCGGCTCCGGTGGCTGCTGCTCCCGCGCCTGTGGCCGCGGGGACCAAGGGCGTTGCCACGCCGCAGGCTAAGAAGCTGGCCAAGCAGCACAGGGTGGACCTTGCCAAGGTGACCGGCACCGGGCAGTTCGGCCGAATTACGCCGGCTGATGTTGAGGCAGCCGCTGGCATCCAGCCAAAACCAAAGGTGGCTCCCACTCCTGCTGCTGCGCCTGTGGCTGCAGCTTCGTCAGTAAAGGCCGTGCCTCAGGCCGCTGTGCTTCCGCCGGTGCCCGGTGCCACGGTAGTTCCGTTCACTGCAATGCAGGCTGCAGTGAGCAAGAACATGGTAGAGAGCCTGTCAGTGCCAGCATTCCGTGTTGGTTACCCCATTCTCACTGATAAGCTCGATGCGCTGTATGAGAAGGTGCTGCATCTGGAGTCTTAATTTGGGCTGTGCAACTGCCATTCTGCTTTTCGATCGTGACCAGGCGGTGATGGTTGGATTGGGTCTGTTTTATCAGGTGAAGCCAAAGGGGGTGACGATGACTGTGTTGCTTGCGAAGGCCGCTGCCATGGCGCTTGCGCAGCACCCTGTGGTGAACGCTAGCTGCAGGGATGGTACGAGCTTCACTTACAACAGTTCCATCAATATTGCTGTGGCTGTATCTATTGATGGTGGACTCATCACACCCGTCCTGGAGCAAGCTGATAAGGTAAGAACAAGCGACCTCTGTCTCTGATAAATGTTGTGCTATTTAGGTACTGCAGCATGCTAGTTTACTGAATATATATACCTTACCAAATGCCACAATAATGCAGCTGGATATATATTTACTCTCACAAAAGTGGAAGGAACTAGTCAAGAAGGCACGGGCAAAACAGCTTCAACCGAATGAGTACAACTCTGGTATGGAAACTATCGGACTGCATAGGATGTTAATTACTAGATTGTATTGCAAACTTATGATGATCATGGAAATTGTACTTACGTGAATGTTTGGTGTTTTGCAGGGACATTTACTCTGTCCAACTTGGGCATGTTTGGTGTAGATAGATTTGATGCAATTCTTCCACCTGGCCAGGTGATGTTTCCTTGCTCCTATTCTACTACTATGTATAGTAATTTCTAGGTGTTGGTAGAGGTACTATTGTTTTAATGAGGTCGGGGGTCTAAGAATTTGAATGTGGATGACTGCAGGGAGCTATAATGGCTGTTGGAGCCTCAAAACCTACAGTGGCAGCTGATAAAGATGGTTTCTTCAGTGTTAAGAGCAAAATGATGGTGAGTTGTCTTTCACATATTACCAAGGTTTTTTTTAAGCGCTAGCCCCTGAGCGAGCGTTTTGCTTCCGCCTTGTACTTCTCTGACCAAAGCGCACCTTAAGTGCAATGAAGAGCTAGGCGTTTTGCCTCCGCCCAACACCTAGGAACTACCAGGGACATTTACACCTTGTGCTTGTGTTCACGCCTAATTTTTCAATGCATATAACTTTTGTGTGTTAATGCGGTAAATTGGTTCTTCCTTGAGCCACCAGAGCTAGGTGAAGCGGGGGGTCAGGTTGGCACCGCAACGATGTAGCAATGCTGAGAGAGTGTGTTGATCGCTTTGGACTATTGTTGACATGCCAAGCCTAATTNNNNNNNNNNNNNNNNNNNNNNNNNNNNNNNNNNNNNNNNNNNNNNNNNNNNNNNNNNNNNNNNNNNNNNNNNNNNNNNNNNNNNNNNNNNNNNNNNNNNNNNNNNNNNNNNNNNNNNNNNNNNNNNNNNNNNNNNNNNNNNNNNNNNNNNNNNNNNNNNNNNNNNNNNNNNNNNNNNNNNNNNNNNNNNNNNNNNNNNNNNNNNNNNNNNNNNNNNNNNNNNNNNNNNNNNNNNNNNNNNNNNNNNNNNNNNNNNNNNNNNNNNNNNNNNNNNNNNNNNNNNNNNNNNNNNNNNNNNNNNNNNNNGCGCATAGGATCAATTATTCCCACAATGCTGTAGAGTAGGACGTATTGGTATACCAGTACTAAATACCTCACTGTTTAGCTAAAGACCGAGTAAGAAACCTGTTAACTATCGTTTACCTACTCTCAATACCTTGGTAACATGACTTATGGGATAATATCACAATAAGTATGTCTAGGTAATCTTACTATTCACTATTTTATAAGTCTTGGATTTATTTACCTGAGCATGTGATGAGCTAGGCATGATACCCGCACGTTACTGTAGGAATCAGTTACAATATGTTTCAATTGGATTCGATTGTATGAACATTAATAATTGGATTAATAATATGACAACCTAAAATAAAAACACATAATAATTTATTGTATTTGATTATAGTAAAGTTATAAAATAGTTTTTAAATATAAGTATCATAATAGAATGGAATTGGATAAATCTTTTACCATGCTTGGTTGCAGGTTGAATGTTGAGTGGACCTTTTTCCCTGCATAGTTGCCAAACGTTATATAGGATATTTTTACCATGCCAATATATAATCCATGTGTATGTCAACCTTAATATGTCTCTAGTGTTTGTTTGATTTATGTGTGAATAACGAGTATTTATGAAGAAACGTTACCTGAAATTGCCACCGTTCATAACTAAGTTGATCCCATTTTTGTTCAGGTCAATGTCACAGCTGATCACAGGATTGTTTATGGTGCTGATTTGGCAGCATTCCTGCAAACTTTTGCGAAAATTATTGAGGATCCTGAGAGCCTAACTTTGTAGGGTTTTCTTGGAAGTGGTCTATGAGTTGGTCAATTGTCAGTTCATTTCCATTTGGAAGTCTATCGCTCAGTTCATTGTATCTTTGAGTACTCAAGGGGATATTGCTTTTCAGCTGTTCGTACTGTTTTCACTTGGGGTTACTCTGCTGATGTTACGAAGTTTTGGAAAGAAATAAGTTGTATTTGTAGAAGAGTTTGCAGATCATCCTTTTGCCTTAGTTCTTTGTATTCTGATCACATGCTGGCTTTGACTTGGTCCAGTctattggtaatgtaaaacatacaGTAATATTGTTTCCAAGTAAACCTGATCATACCCTGGGCCGGGTTGGGTTCGGGCTGGGCTTGGCAAAGCCCGAAGCAAAAATCCCAAGCCTGAGCTTGGCCCGCCCTGGCCTGAAGCACATGAACAGTGGCCTTTTTAAAATTAGAATAGCTATTTTCGGGCTATAGAAAAATATATTATATCTATATATTGAATAAAATATGTAATTATGGTTGTTTCGGGCTTTTTGGGGCTTTCAGGATGGGCTTCAGGTGGGCCTGAGCCTAGACCAGATGTTGGGCTTTTGGGCCAGGCTGTCCATGAACAGGTCTATTTCCAAGTGTCTTGGATATTCTAGAACTTATATGATTatatttgtctcaaaaaaaacttaTATGATTATATGATATTCCAAGTTTTTTTTAGAGTACGCCAATGGCGTACCTGATTTTTATAGAAGGGAGCAAAACATATTTACAAGAATGTTTCCTACGATGCAAGCATCACGGAAACGCACACAACACCAGTAAACAAATTAAGCTACTCTCTCGCAAAAATTTGTAATCTACCCACACCCGCCCTGTACCAATCACTCAGCTCATCCCTGATTTGGGCAACAAGATCCAGTGTACCCCTTTGCTCGTGTACTCTTCCAAACACACGCGCGTTACGCTGCTTCCACAGTGACCAGGCGACGACGATGACTGCCGTATCAAAAGCCCTTCTCGTCTTGCTCTGCACTCTAGCCCTTGCATCCAACCACCATGCCGTGAAAGTGCTGTCATGTGATGGTATGAGGATAGGTATGTGTACCAGCGCGAAGAAACGGTaccacactgataacccacaagtactagtagagtgcccgtgcgttgccacgggcttttgaaaTAATTTACAAGAGTTACATGTTAAATTCCACACGTACAAACAATAAAACACAAATACAATTATTTAATAACTAAAGTTCATTTTTGCAATGTAAATTGATAACATGAAAAAAAAATAACGACATGTCCATGTAACAAACCAAGCGATGTTCCAACTAAACATCTATTACAAAACTATTAATATCTAGATGATGTGCTTAAGTAATTCTTTCACAATATCAGGAAAGTTTCCTTTAGCTTCATTCCACGATGTTTTAGCAAGTGTAATAAAAACTGCTTCCTCAATTCATACCCATCCTGCATAAACAATACATTTAGTTAGTATGAAAATTTCACGCCGAAGGTCTTAAAACATGTAACTGACAATACTCACCGTGCAAATCGGCTTGACCAATTCTTTACCGTTCCACcaaagcataaaatgaaaaacaaaatagccaGACACATTCCTGCAAAACTTTAGATTAATAATATATAGAATATagtgataacaaaagtaaatatttttgttatGAATTCATTATCCATCTATACTCGTTGGAACACCGAACGGAAATAAACGTTGCCATTTAGATATATCATAATTCCAACCAGCCAGctttatttcgagtgcttctttgaaatcccttgCAAAACTTTTTAATTTCAGTGCATGCCTCAATTCTTTTTCCTCTAAcgattgtgatgtttgaataggatCCAGAATATATAGACGACGTGCCTCTTTCTCGATGACGTACAAGATGTATCGGCCGATGGATGCATAGAgaagataaatctacaagtggagctattagaaacaacaataaaccatgataacaatggacAAAatactttacttaccttgttgcacGATGAGATGTCGTTGTCCATCCCAGGCCAGCTATCAAATAATGTTGCCAACGTCTGGATAGTTTCCTTCTCGCAAAACTTCTGACCTCGTGTTGACTCTAGCATCATGGACTAAGTAAAAAAAGAAATATTTCTTCAACATGTTGATGCTAATGACACATAGAATGAAGAGTTACAAtaacttacacaaaatcgtagatccATGTAGTGCACAGGAGGGTATGTGAACAATACTCCCTCGTCACATGCCAGCATACGCACGGCTGTGTTGAAGCAATCATTGTCCATGGGCTGCTCTATGTTAAGTATGCACTGAAGTTTCTTAAGACTTAAACCCATTGGATCGGGTGTCGAGCTCCGGACACATACCTTCCTATAAATTGGATGGTAAGAAGAACAATAATATACAACCTCACATTAAATATTGATACCTGATACTTACTCCAAACAACCGGCATCATCGATCGACATGATGTAGTTGCAGAGGCCGGCAAGTAATTCACGTTGGTCCGTGGGTATGATAGTGATTGGTGCAGGACGTTTGTCTTTGACTACGTCAGATGGATTGTCCAATATATTGAGATCAGAATTAGCTAAAGTTTCTTGATCGTCAGGTTGATGGTATATGGGACCTCCTTTTAGCTTATTCAGCTCTGAATCGAGCAAAATGACAGCTAATTTTTGTCGAAAATGTTTCATATCCTCCTACAAGATA
It encodes:
- the LOC119300340 gene encoding dihydrolipoyllysine-residue acetyltransferase component 4 of pyruvate dehydrogenase complex, chloroplastic-like; this encodes MVHRLMQLVTGGHTAVAVNGQTSHISPVSSHLISNGISHLQYADDTIIMVELNDNSITNLKFLLLCFEALSGLKINFSKSEVIVTGTRRRRPVVVRAKIREIFMPALSSTMTEGKIVSWAAAEGDRVTKGDAVVVVESDKADMDVETFYDGIVAAVLVPAGETAPVGAPIALLAESEEDVALAVAQAKALSSGQPQQQAPAPSDAAAPPPPPAAPVAAAPAPVAAGTKGVATPQAKKLAKQHRVDLAKVTGTGQFGRITPADVEAAAGIQPKPKVAPTPAAAPVAAASSVKAVPQAAVLPPVPGATVVPFTAMQAAVSKNMVESLSVPAFRVGYPILTDKLDALYEKVKPKGVTMTVLLAKAAAMALAQHPVVNASCRDGTSFTYNSSINIAVAVSIDGGLITPVLEQADKLDIYLLSQKWKELVKKARAKQLQPNEYNSGTFTLSNLGMFGVDRFDAILPPGQGAIMAVGASKPTVAADKDGFFSVKSKMMVNVTADHRIVYGADLAAFLQTFAKIIEDPESLTL
- the LOC119300341 gene encoding uncharacterized protein LOC119300341; this translates as MKHFRQKLAVILLDSELNKLKGGPIYHQPDDQETLANSDLNILDNPSDVVKDKRPAPITIIPTDQRELLAGLCNYIMSIDDAGCLEKVCVRSSTPDPMGLSLKKLQCILNIEQPMDNDCFNTAVRMLACDEGVLFTYPPVHYMDLRFCSMMLESTRGQKFCEKETIQTLATLFDSWPGMDNDISSCNKVSKVFCPLLSWMGMN